The sequence below is a genomic window from Gemmatimonadota bacterium.
TTGCAGAACCCGTTGATGATCATGGAAATGGCGTCTTCGGTGGAAATGCCTCGGGTCTTGCAATAGAAGAGCTGGTCCTCGCTGATCCGGGCGGTCGACGCTTCGTGTTCCACGCTCGCCGAGTTGTTTCCCACGTCGATATAGGGAAAGGTATGGGCGCCGCAGCGGTCGCCGATCAGCATCGAGTCGCACTGGGTGTAGTTCCGCGCCCCGTCCGCCTTCTTCAGGACCTGGATCCTTCCCCGGTAGACATTCTGGCCGTTGCCCGCGGATATCCCCTTGGAAACCACGGTGCTGCGCGAGTTTTTCCCCACGTGGATCATCTTGGTCCCCGTGTCGGCCACCTGCTTGTTGCGGGTCAACGCCACGGAATAGAACTCTCCGATGGAATGGTCACCCTGCAGGATCACGCTGGGATACTTCCACGTGATGGCCGATCCCGTTTCCACCTGGGTCCAGGAGATCTTGCTGTTATCCCCCTTGCAGGCCCCGCGCTTGGTCACGAAGTTGTAGACGCCGCCCTTGCCCTGTTCGTCGCCAGGGTACCAGTTCTGCACCGTGGAATACTTTATCTGCGCGTCTTTCAGGGCCACCAGTTCCACGACCGCCGCATGCAGCTGGTTCTCGTCCCGCATAGGCGCGGTGCAGCCTTCCAGGTAACTCACGTAGGAACCCTCGTCTGCGATGATCAGGGTGCGCTCGAACTGGCCGGTTCCGGCCGTGTTGATGCGGAAGTAGGTGGAGAGTTCCATGGGACACCGGACGCCGGGCGGGATGTAGCAGAAGGAACCGTCGCTGAATACGGCCGAGTTCATCGTCGCGAAATAGTTGTCGCGGTACGGCACCACGGTGCCCAGGTACTTCTCCACCAGGTCGGGGTGTTCCTGCGCCGCCTCGGAAAAGGAACAGAAGATGATGCCCAGTTCGGCCAGCTTGTCCTTGAAGGTCGTGTGGACCGACACGCTGTCGAAGACCGCGTCCACGGCCACGCCCGCGAGCACCTTCTGCTCTTCCAGCGGAATGCCGAGCTTGTCGTAGGTCGCCAGCAGTTCGGGATCCACTTCGTCGAGGCTGTTGTACTGCGGCGTGTTCTTCGGCGCGGCGTAGTAGACGATATCCTGGTAGTCTACCGGCGGATAGGCCATGTACTGCCAGTTGGGCTCCTTCATCGTGAGCCAGTGCCGGTAGGCCTTCAGGCGCCATTCCAGCAGAAACTCGGGCTCTTTCTTCTTGGCGGATATGAACCGGATGATATCCTCGTTGAGCCCCGGCGGCGCCGTTTCCATCTCGATGTCGGTCACCCAGCCTTCTTTGTATTCCTGCTGGGCTAAAGTTTCGATGGCTTCCATTGCATCTCCTTGAATCGATGTAAAACCTGCCGTGCCGAGCCCGCCATGCAGAACCTGCTGCGCTGACGGCCGTGCCGAGCCCGCCGTGCTAACGGCTTATCTGGATCGTACCGCCCATCGCCGGCTCCCGCATGGTATCCTGGGAGACCTGCTCCACCACCTCGAGGACCTGGTGTTCCGTCTGCAGCAGGTCCATGAGGGTGATGTGGTCGAGCACGCCGGACAGGTACCGGGCCAGGACCGTCCAGACCGGACGGATGGCGCACGCGTTCAGGTGCGTGCAGGCCTCCAGGTGGCCGGAGAAATGATCGCACATGTGCGCGTCCGGGCTCGTAAGTATGACCCCGTCTTCCGAACTCAGGGCGCGCATGACCTCGCCCAGCGTTATGCGCTGCGGTTCCCTGGCCAGCGCGTAGCCGCCCCGGATCCCCCGCACGCTTCGGACGAGTTCCGCCCGTCTGAGGATCATCAGCAGCTTGGATACGTAGTCCAGGGAAATGCCCTCCGACTCGGCAATCTGCCGACCCGTGACCGGGTCGCGGGAATGGTATCGCGCCAGCTGCAGGATACACCGCAGTCCGTATTCTTCCTGGGCGGTCACTTTCATGATCGAGTCTCCTTACAAAGGTCAGATAGCAATGTGAATATAGCAAACCTGACTTTTATGTCAAGTATTAAATCCGGTGCGTATTGGAGCGGCTGTCGTGTGCTGAATCTCATGCATTGAACCATGCCGGCCACTGAAGGCGGGGTGCCGAAAGCGGGGCGTTGCCGTTTCCGTTGCGATCTCCTTGACATCGTTGGCGGCCGGCGTTACCGTCGGTCCCATATCCACACAACCGATTCCCACGCCTGAACGAGGGTAAAAGGACCACCCATGTCCGAAAAACTCGATGTGCGCCTGCTCCCCGGTACCCAGGTCGTCGACGCGGTGACGGGACAAGGTTATTTCCCGGTCATAACCCGTCTGGGCGGCAGTAATCTGCTCATGGCCTACCGCGGCGGCGCCGCACACATGGGCCTGGGCGGGCGGCTGGACGTGGGGCGCTCCCCGGACGGAGGCTTGACCTGGTCCGGGCCTGTGACCGTGGCCGACAGCGAACGGGACGACCGGAACCCCGCGCTCGGCATGGCGCCGGACGGCACGCTCGTGCTGGCCTACCACTGGCAGGGCTCCTATGACGACGAAGGCGCCTGGAAACCGGAAATAGGCAGGGCCGATACCCGGGTGGTATACTCCGAAGACGGCGGCCATACCTGGGTGGACGACGCACTCATCGATTATGCCCCGATCAACGGCGCTTCACCCTTCGGCAAGATTTTCACGGCAGGCGGCGTCATGCACATGCTGATCTACGGCGGTGCGCCGTGTTGCGAGCCCGAGGAGGGCACGGTCCGGGTCGGCCCCGCGACGACGCCGACGTACATACTCCGGTCGAAAGACAACGGCCGTTCCTGGGGCGATCCGACCCTGGTGGCGCTGGGACTGAACGAATCGGACGTGGCCATCCTCCCCGACGGCCGCTGGCTGTTCGTCGCCCGATCCGAGGAACGCGCGGAGCAGGCGCTGCATGCCTGCGTGTCGGAAGACGGCGGGTACACCTGGCGCATGGTCGGCCGGGTCACGGACGCGAAGGAACACCCGTCGGACCTCACCCTGTTGCCCAACGGCTGGCTGCTGCTCGTCTTCGGGCGCCGGCATCCCCCCTTCGGTGTGGAGGGCCTTATCAGCCGGGACGGCGGGACGACCTGGGATGAGCGGCGCCTGGTGCTCGACGACTCCCTGCCCGGCGGCGACATCGGTTATCCCTCCACGGCCAGCCTGGAAGGCGGACGGCTGGTTACCGCCTACTACACGGCGGGGACACCGGACCGGCAATGGGAGATGTTCCGCGCCGCGGACGTCGCCTGCAAGGTGTTGTCCTACGACGCATCCAGCCTGATTCACCACTGGAACAAAAACGCGTAACATCCTGTTCAGGAAGGGGTTACGGTTCGGGAGCCTTGCGTGCGAGTCCTTGATTCAGGCACGGTCGGTGACGGCCGTCCGATCCCCGATCACCGCAGCAGTTGCGCCTTC
It includes:
- the sufB gene encoding Fe-S cluster assembly protein SufB, which encodes MEAIETLAQQEYKEGWVTDIEMETAPPGLNEDIIRFISAKKKEPEFLLEWRLKAYRHWLTMKEPNWQYMAYPPVDYQDIVYYAAPKNTPQYNSLDEVDPELLATYDKLGIPLEEQKVLAGVAVDAVFDSVSVHTTFKDKLAELGIIFCSFSEAAQEHPDLVEKYLGTVVPYRDNYFATMNSAVFSDGSFCYIPPGVRCPMELSTYFRINTAGTGQFERTLIIADEGSYVSYLEGCTAPMRDENQLHAAVVELVALKDAQIKYSTVQNWYPGDEQGKGGVYNFVTKRGACKGDNSKISWTQVETGSAITWKYPSVILQGDHSIGEFYSVALTRNKQVADTGTKMIHVGKNSRSTVVSKGISAGNGQNVYRGRIQVLKKADGARNYTQCDSMLIGDRCGAHTFPYIDVGNNSASVEHEASTARISEDQLFYCKTRGISTEDAISMIINGFCKEVFQELPMEFAVEAKKLLGISLEGSVG
- a CDS encoding Rrf2 family transcriptional regulator — protein: MKVTAQEEYGLRCILQLARYHSRDPVTGRQIAESEGISLDYVSKLLMILRRAELVRSVRGIRGGYALAREPQRITLGEVMRALSSEDGVILTSPDAHMCDHFSGHLEACTHLNACAIRPVWTVLARYLSGVLDHITLMDLLQTEHQVLEVVEQVSQDTMREPAMGGTIQISR
- a CDS encoding sialidase family protein is translated as MSEKLDVRLLPGTQVVDAVTGQGYFPVITRLGGSNLLMAYRGGAAHMGLGGRLDVGRSPDGGLTWSGPVTVADSERDDRNPALGMAPDGTLVLAYHWQGSYDDEGAWKPEIGRADTRVVYSEDGGHTWVDDALIDYAPINGASPFGKIFTAGGVMHMLIYGGAPCCEPEEGTVRVGPATTPTYILRSKDNGRSWGDPTLVALGLNESDVAILPDGRWLFVARSEERAEQALHACVSEDGGYTWRMVGRVTDAKEHPSDLTLLPNGWLLLVFGRRHPPFGVEGLISRDGGTTWDERRLVLDDSLPGGDIGYPSTASLEGGRLVTAYYTAGTPDRQWEMFRAADVACKVLSYDASSLIHHWNKNA